A genomic window from Silene latifolia isolate original U9 population chromosome 11, ASM4854445v1, whole genome shotgun sequence includes:
- the LOC141611909 gene encoding elongation factor 2, which yields MVKFTAEELRGIMDKKENIRNMSVIAHVDHGKSTLTDSLVAAAGIIAQEVAGDVRMTDTRADEAERGITIKSTGISLYYEMTDAALQAYKGKRDGNEYLINLIDSPGHVDFSSEVTAALRITDGALVVVDCIEGVCVQTETVLRQALGERIRPVLTVNKMDRCFLELQVDGEEAYTTFQKVIENANVIMATYEDPLLGDVQVYPEKGTVAFSAGLHGWAFTLTNFAKMYASKFGVDESKMMERLWGENYFDPATKKWTTKNSGSPTCRRGFVQFCYEPIKQIINICMNDQKDKLWPMLTKLGVQLKSEEKDLVGKALMKRVMQIWLPASSALLEMMIYHLPSPATAQKYRVENLYEGPMDDQYATAIRNCDPDGPLMLYVSKMIPASDKGRFFAFGRVFAGKVSTGVKVRIMGPNYVPGEKKDLYVKNVQRTVIWMGKKQETVEDVPCGNTVALVGLDQFITKNATLTNEKEVDAHPIRAMKFSVSPVVRVAVQCKVASDLPKLVEGLKRLAKSDPMVVCSIEESGEHIIAGAGELHLEICLKDLQDDFMGGAEIIKSDPVVSFRETVVDRSIRTVMSKSPNKHNRLYMEARPLEDGLAEAIDDGRIGPRDDPKNRSKILAEEFGWDKDLAKKIWCFGPETTGPNMVVDMCKGVQYLNEIKDSVVAGFQWASKEGALAEENMRGICFEVCDVVLHADAIHRGGGQVIPTARRVIYASQLTAKPRLMEPVYLVEIQAPEGALGGIYSVLNQKRGHVFEEMQRPGTPLYNIKAYLPVVESFGFSSTLRAATSGQAFPQCVFDHWDTLSSDPLEANSQAASLVSDIRKRKGLKEQMTPLSDFEDKL from the exons ATG GTCAAGTTTACGGCAGAGGAGCTTCGTGGGATTATGGACAAGAAAGAGAACATCCGTAACATGTCTGTCATTGCCCATGTTGACCATG GAAAATCAACCCTCACTGATTCTTTGGTGGCTGCTGCTGGTATCATTGCCCAAGAAGTGGCTGGTGATGTTCGGATGACTGATACTCGTGCAGATGAAGCTGAGCGTGGTATCACCATCAAGTCGACTGGGATATCATTATACTATGAGATGACAGATGCGGCTTTGCAAGCTTACAAGGGGAAGCGTGATGGCAATGAGTATCTGATCAATCTTATCGATTCGCCTGGGCACGTTGACTTTTCATCTGAGGTTACAGCTGCTCTGCGTATCACTGATGGTGCACTTGTCGTTGTTGACTGTATCGAGGGTGTCTGTGTCCAGACTGAAACCGTTCTTCGCCAAGCTCTTGGTGAGAGAATTAGGCCTGTTCTGACTGTTAACAAGATGGATCGTTGTTTCCTTGAGCTCCAGGTTGATGGAGAAGAGGCTTACACAACCTTCCAGAAGGTTATTGAGAATGCTAATGTCATAATGGCTACCTATGAAGACCCTCTTCTAGGTGATGTCCAAGTTTACCCTGAGAAAGGGACAGTTGCTTTCTCAGCTGGTCTTCATGGGTGGGCATTTACTCTCACCAACTTTGCTAAGATGTATGCCTCTAAGTTTGGAGTTGACGAGTCTAAGATGATGGAGCGTCTTTGGGGTGAGAACTACTTCGACCCAGCCACCAAGAAGTGGACTACCAAGAATTCTGGTTCTCCCACTTGTAGGCGTGGTTTTGTTCAGTTTTGTTATGAGCCCATCAAGCAAATCATCAATATTTGCATGAACGATCAAAAGGATAAGTTGTGGCCAATGTTGACCAAGCTTGGTGTTCAGCTGAAGTCTGAGGAGAAGGATTTGGTGGGTAAAGCATTGATGAAGCGTGTTATGCAGATTTGGCTGCCAGCAAGCAGTGCTTTACTTGAAATGATGATCTATCATTTGCCATCCCCGGCAACTGCTCAAAAGTATCGTGTCGAGAACTTGTATGAAGGGCCCATGGATGATCAGTATGCTACTGCTATCAGGAATTGTGATCCTGATGGCCCTCTGATGCTTTATGTCTCGAAGATGATTCCAGCCTCTGACAAGGGCAGGTTCTTTGCTTTTGGTCGTGTGTTTGCTGGGAAGGTGTCAACCGGAGTGAAAGTTAGGATCATGGGCCCCAACTATGTTCCTGGTGAGAAAAAAGATCTGTATGTCAAAAATGTCCAGAGAACTGTCATTTGGATGGGAAAGAAGCAGGAAACTGTTGAAGATGTGCCTTGTGGAAACACTGTCGCTTTGGTTGGTCTAGATCAGTTTATCACCAAAAATGCCACTTTGACCAACGAGAAGGAGGTTGATGCTCACCCAATCCGAGCAATGAAGTTCTCTGTCTCACCTGTCGTCCGTGTTGCTGTTCAGTGTAAGGTTGCATCTGACCTTCCGAAGCTTGTTGAAGGTTTAAAACGTCTTGCCAAGTCGGACCCTATGGTTGTCTGTAGTATTGAGGAGTCTGGTGAACACATCATTGCTGGTGCTGGTGAACTCCATCTCGAGATTTGTTTGAAGGATCTTCAAGACGATTTCATGGGTGGAGCTGAAATCATCAAGTCTGACCCTGTTGTCTCCTTCCGTGAAACCGTTGTTGACAGATCTATCCGTACTGTGATGAGTAAGTCCCCAAACAAGCACAATCGTCTTTACATGGAAGCTAGGCCACTGGAAGACGGTCTCGCTGAGGCCATTGATGATGGAAGGATTGGCCCAAGGGATGACCCAAAGAACAGGTCCAAGATCCTTGCTGAAGAGTTTGGTTGGGACAAGGATCTCGCTAAGAAAATCTGGTGTTTTGGCCCCGAAACCACAGGCCCAAACATGGTGGTGGATATGTGTAAGGGAGTCCAGTACTTGAATGAAATTAAGGACTCTGTTGTTGCTGGTTTCCAATGGGCTTCCAAAGAAGGTGCCTTGGCTGAAGAGAACATGAGGGGTATCTGTTTTGAAGTATGTGATGTGGTTCTCCACGCTGATGCCATCCATCGTGGTGGAGGACAAGTTATTCCAACAGCTAGAAGGGTCATCTATGCTTCCCAGTTGACTGCCAAGCCAAGGTTGATGGAGCCTGTATACCTAGTTGAGATCCAAGCCCCAGAGGGTGCTCTTGGTGGTATCTACAGTGTGTTGAATCAGAAGCGTGGGCACGTGTTTGAGGAGATGCAGAGGCCAGGAACCCCACTTTATAACATCAAAGCTTATCTGCCTGTGGTGGAGTCTTTTGGTTTCTCGAGCACTTTGAGAGCTGCAACCTCTGGTCAAGCATTCCCACAATGTGTGTTTGACCATTGGGACACGTTGAGTTCAGATCCTTTGGAGGCGAATTCTCAGGCAGCTAGTCTTGTTTCAGACATTCGTAAGAGgaagggattgaaggaacagatgACCCCGCTTTCCGACTTTGAAGACAAGCTGTGA